In Populus alba chromosome 1, ASM523922v2, whole genome shotgun sequence, a single window of DNA contains:
- the LOC118037416 gene encoding LOW QUALITY PROTEIN: lanC-like protein GCR2 (The sequence of the model RefSeq protein was modified relative to this genomic sequence to represent the inferred CDS: inserted 1 base in 1 codon) — protein MGDRYFPNEMPDYIPETTTAAVEETVTERNNKDSLTKLLSLPYNILSQRLKASALDLKDTSGEETWEXSGKRVKDYSLYTGALGTAYLLFKAYQVTKNHNDLNLCSDIIKACDSVSRDSGRVTFICGWAGVCALGAVAAKHAGDGRLLDHYLAQFKEIRLPSDLPYELLYGRAGFLWACSFLNKHIGKETISASCKRAVVDEIIKAGRLTRNGKCPLLYEWHGKRYWGAAHGLAGIMLVLMDLELTPDEVEDVKGTLHYMIKNHFPSGNYPSSEGNKLDCLVHWCHGAPGIALTLAKAAEVFGDKEFLQAAMEAGEVVWNRGLLKRVGICHGISGNTYVFLSLYRLTGNVEYLYRAKAFACFLHDRAQKLVSEGKMHGGDRPYSLFEGFGGMAYLFLDILEPSEARFPAYEL, from the exons ATGGGAGACCGCTACTTCCCAAATGAAATGCCAGACTACATACCAGAAACAACGACAGCAGCAGTGGAAGAAACAGTCACTGAAAGAAACAACAAAGACTCACTTACAAAGCTCCTGTCTTTGCCGTACAACATTCTCTCTCAAAGACTTAAAGCATCAGCCTTGGACCTCAAAGACACA AGTGGTGAGGAGACATGGG TGAGTGGGAAGAGAGTGAAAGATTATAGCTTGTACACTGGGGCATTAGGGACGGCATACTTGCTTTTTAAAGCGTACCAAGTTACCAAGAATCATAATGATCTTAACTTGTGCTCTGACATTATCAAGGCTTGCGATTCTGTTTCTAGAGATTCTGg ACGTGTGACATTTATATGTGGATGGGCTGGTGTTTGTGCTCTTGGTGCTGTTGCAGCAAAGCATGCTGGGGATGGAAGGTTATTAGATCATTACTTAGCTCAGTTCAAAGAG ATCAGACTTCCTAGTGATTTGCCATATGAGTTATTATATGGGAGAGCTGGGTTCTTATGGGCCTGCTCATTTCTAAATAAACATATTGGTAAAGAAACCATATCTGCAAGCTGCAAA AGAGCAGTTGTGGATGAAATAATTAAGGCTGGAAGATTGACACGCAACGGAAAATGTCCACTGCTGTATGAATGGCATGGAAAAAGGTACTGGGGTGCTGCCCATGGACTGGCTGGAATCATGCTTGTTTTGATGGACTTGGAACTGACACCAGATGAGGTGGAGGATGTCAAGGGTACTTTACACTACATGATTAAGAACCATTTTCCCAGTGGCAATTATCCTTCAAGTGAAGGAAATAAATTGGATTGTCTTGTGCATTGGTGTCATGGGGCTCCTGGGATTGCTCTTACCCTTGCGAAAGCAGCTGAG GTTTTTGGAGATAAGGAGTTTCTGCAGGCAGCAATGGAGGCAGGGGAGGTGGTTTGGAACCGGGGTTTGCTAAAGCGAGTTGGCATATGTCATGGAATCAGTGGAAATacctatgtttttctttcactcTACCGATTAACAGGTAATGTGGAGTACTTATACAGGGCCAAAGCTTTTGCTTGCTTTCTACATGATAGAGCACAAAAACTTGTATCAGAAGGGAAGATGCATGGAGGTGATCGCCCCTATTCACTGTTTGAGGGTTTCGGAGGAATGGCTTATCTCTTCCTTGACATCCTTGAACCATCGGAAGCCAGGTTCCCTGCTTATGAGCTTTAG